In Chryseobacterium sp. C-71, the genomic window TTAAAGTTGGAAATCAAAATGCAAAATTTATTAAAATTAAAATAGAAAATGCAGGAATTATTCCCGCAGGAAATCCGGGTGCAGACTCAAAAGCGTGGCTTTTTGTAGATGAAATCGGAGCGCAATAATTAAATGAAATTTAGTATTTAAAGTATCTAAAATTTTAAACAAGTTAACTTTAACCTAAGCCTCAACTTAAAAATATGAATTCAAGAAGAAAATTTTTAAAAACCACAGGAATTTTATCATCCGCATTGTTGCTAAATCCGTTGGATTTGATTGCTAAAGAAATTCCCGAAAATGAAAATACGTTGGTCAATAAACCCATCGTTCTTTCAACCTGGGATTTTGGCCTAAAAGCCAACGAAGAAGCGTGGAAGATTTTAGGAAAAGGCGGAAGAGCGTTGGATGCAGTTGAAAAAGGTGTTCGTTTGGTTGAAAATGACCCGAACGAAAGAAGCGTTGGCTACGGTGGAAGGCCCGACAGAGACGGAAGAGTGACGTTGGATGCCTGTATAATGGATGAAAATTACAACATTGGTTCGGTTGCGTGTCTTGAAAATATTAAAAATCCAATTTCGGTAGCGAGAATGGTGATGGAAAAAACGCCACACGTGATGTTGGTAGGTGACGGAGCTTTTCAGTTTGCCGTTTCTCAAGGCTTTAAAAAAGAAAATATCCTTACAGCAGAATCCGAAAAAGAATGGAAAGAATGGCTGAAAGACAGCAAATATCAACCGATTGTCAATATCGAAAATCACGACACTATTGGCATGATTGCGCTCGATGCTCAAGGAAATCTTTCGGGAGCGTGTACAACCAGTGGGATGGCTTTCAAAATGCACGGCAGAGTAGGTGATTCCCCAATTATCGGTGCAGGTTTGTTCGTTGATAACGAAGTCGGAGCGGCGACAGCGACTGGTCATGGTGAAGAAGTGATCAGAACGGTGGGA contains:
- a CDS encoding isoaspartyl peptidase/L-asparaginase family protein — protein: MNSRRKFLKTTGILSSALLLNPLDLIAKEIPENENTLVNKPIVLSTWDFGLKANEEAWKILGKGGRALDAVEKGVRLVENDPNERSVGYGGRPDRDGRVTLDACIMDENYNIGSVACLENIKNPISVARMVMEKTPHVMLVGDGAFQFAVSQGFKKENILTAESEKEWKEWLKDSKYQPIVNIENHDTIGMIALDAQGNLSGACTTSGMAFKMHGRVGDSPIIGAGLFVDNEVGAATATGHGEEVIRTVGTHLVVELMRQGRNPQQACKEAVERIVKITQRRKKNLKDIQVGFIAISKKGEYGSYCIQDGFNFAVYDQKGNRLEKPEFALK